One stretch of Pedobacter riviphilus DNA includes these proteins:
- a CDS encoding exonuclease domain-containing protein, with amino-acid sequence MLYAVVDIETTGGHASANGITEVAINIHDGNEIVESYTTLINPKQPIPAYITALTGIDDNMLLDAPTFDDVALQIYQLLNDKVFVAHNVNFDYSFLKHHLAAAGYDLQCKKLCTVRLSRKLIPGKSSYSLGKLCTALQIPIQNRHRAAGDADATSILFNLLLEYDQGGIIAEMLKKTSKEQVLPPHLDKASILRLPNRPGVYYFKDSKGKIIYVGKAKDLKKRVTSHFTGNTPNRQRQDFLRTIHHVDHVICGTELMALILEANEIKRLWPENNRAMKRYEHKYDLYVFEDQNGYLRLAIDKHKKNNNALQSFNSLLEGYNFLNQLVDKYQLCAKLCYLQKTATKCYAHENGQCFGACSGIETVAVYNKKLNAALSDVRNQQPSFALVDEGRKEEEFSCLVVENGKFYGMGYFTDKNYLAEGMASIKNDLSTYQSNSYILNLILSHAEQFPQKLYKL; translated from the coding sequence ATGTTATACGCAGTTGTAGATATCGAAACCACTGGTGGTCATGCCTCAGCAAATGGTATTACCGAGGTTGCCATTAACATCCATGATGGCAATGAAATAGTTGAATCTTACACTACCCTAATTAATCCGAAGCAGCCTATACCCGCTTACATTACGGCGCTTACAGGTATTGACGATAACATGTTGTTGGATGCCCCGACATTTGATGATGTTGCTTTACAGATTTATCAGTTACTAAACGATAAGGTTTTTGTAGCGCACAATGTAAACTTCGATTATTCCTTTTTGAAGCATCATTTGGCAGCTGCAGGATATGATCTGCAATGTAAAAAGCTGTGTACGGTAAGGTTGAGCAGAAAACTAATTCCTGGCAAATCTTCATATAGTTTAGGAAAACTTTGTACAGCCTTGCAGATCCCGATTCAAAACCGACACCGGGCAGCGGGAGATGCAGATGCAACAAGTATCCTATTCAATTTATTGCTAGAATACGATCAGGGAGGCATCATAGCAGAAATGCTGAAGAAAACATCAAAAGAACAGGTTTTACCACCTCACTTAGACAAAGCATCTATTTTAAGGTTACCCAACCGACCTGGCGTATATTATTTTAAGGATAGTAAGGGTAAAATTATATATGTTGGAAAAGCAAAAGACCTTAAAAAACGTGTAACCAGTCACTTTACCGGTAATACACCCAACCGGCAGCGGCAGGATTTTTTACGTACTATTCATCATGTAGACCATGTAATTTGCGGTACCGAACTGATGGCCTTAATTTTAGAAGCCAATGAAATTAAACGCCTTTGGCCAGAAAATAACCGGGCAATGAAACGCTATGAGCATAAATATGATTTATATGTTTTTGAAGATCAAAATGGTTATTTACGTTTAGCGATAGATAAGCATAAAAAGAACAATAACGCCCTGCAAAGTTTTAATAGCCTATTAGAAGGTTATAATTTTTTAAATCAACTGGTTGATAAGTATCAGCTTTGTGCAAAACTCTGTTATTTGCAAAAAACAGCAACCAAATGTTATGCTCATGAAAATGGCCAATGTTTCGGTGCATGCAGTGGAATAGAAACTGTAGCCGTTTATAACAAAAAGCTAAATGCGGCATTAAGTGACGTTCGAAACCAACAGCCAAGTTTTGCTTTGGTAGATGAAGGCAGAAAAGAGGAAGAATTTAGCTGCCTGGTTGTTGAAAACGGAAAATTTTATGGCATGGGCTACTTTACCGATAAGAATTATCTTGCTGAAGGTATGGCATCAATTAAAAATGATTTGTCTACATACCAATCAAACAGTTACATCTTAAATCTTATTTTAAGCCATGCAGAACAATTTCCGCAGAAATTGTATAAATTGTAA
- a CDS encoding autotransporter outer membrane beta-barrel domain-containing protein — protein sequence MKLKLLIPLLLLFTMVSIKVKAQSRPDKLYSMSGIGFAFPMGETSDYFKPKFSTSLGLNLGLGDGGLFLYPKASLHAFTFNQITPDAGYTYTLQKGRATTYLLNVALGYRKIVSKWAFYGFAGAGGGFILTPQASVNTTTLQVTQNNKSNGLGIAEGGAGIEYNIGGANLFVEASYMYGFSKIQNRAFNTVPISIGIKPNLSKLLSKL from the coding sequence ATGAAATTAAAATTATTAATACCTCTTTTATTGCTATTTACAATGGTATCAATCAAAGTAAAAGCACAAAGCAGACCAGATAAACTCTATTCGATGAGTGGAATTGGCTTTGCATTCCCAATGGGCGAAACTTCGGATTATTTTAAACCAAAATTTTCAACATCATTAGGTTTAAATTTAGGTTTGGGTGATGGTGGTTTGTTCTTATACCCTAAAGCAAGTTTACATGCTTTTACTTTTAACCAGATAACGCCAGATGCGGGCTACACCTATACTTTACAAAAAGGCAGGGCAACCACCTACTTGTTAAATGTTGCTTTAGGATACCGTAAAATTGTAAGCAAATGGGCTTTTTATGGTTTTGCAGGTGCTGGTGGCGGTTTTATTCTTACGCCTCAGGCTAGCGTTAATACCACAACCCTGCAGGTTACCCAAAATAATAAATCAAATGGTTTGGGGATTGCCGAAGGTGGGGCCGGTATTGAATATAATATTGGAGGTGCCAATTTATTTGTCGAGGCGAGTTACATGTATGGCTTTAGTAAAATCCAGAACAGGGCTTTTAACACTGTACCGATTTCTATAGGCATCAAACCTAATTTAAGCAAGCTACTAAGTAAACTTTAA
- a CDS encoding response regulator has product MLIVDDDPDVLEVFQDVLETKHYKVYPLLSPRYIFKTIKDFNPDLIILDIMLNGMDGRAVFKELRLNPETTQIPIIMASARYDENYITSQKYHPNDYLEKPFNMADLLQKVDALIEN; this is encoded by the coding sequence GTGTTGATTGTGGATGATGATCCAGATGTATTAGAAGTTTTCCAGGATGTATTAGAAACTAAACATTATAAAGTTTATCCGCTACTATCGCCAAGATATATTTTTAAAACGATAAAAGATTTTAATCCAGATCTGATTATTCTAGATATTATGTTGAATGGAATGGATGGGCGTGCTGTGTTTAAAGAGTTAAGGTTAAATCCTGAAACAACACAAATACCCATTATTATGGCATCGGCCAGGTATGATGAAAATTATATCACATCGCAGAAATATCATCCCAACGATTATTTAGAAAAACCTTTTAACATGGCAGATTTACTGCAAAAAGTAGATGCTTTAATCGAAAATTAA
- a CDS encoding LytR/AlgR family response regulator transcription factor, whose amino-acid sequence MSINCIVIDDDPHSLESLIAYMDKLPDLKLIQTFTEPLQALAEISVSNPVDIIFMDIEMPSLSGIELASLLRQKTKHLVFTTAHPRYAIDAFKVDADAYLLKPYSILHFAKAINNLYPTGKKTQHPFSIFDDHFFYIPLQGENSDLVRIDLNELIAVEEMGEDIQFKTTKNAFLSPKSNFIKTLKMLKEHSAFIQVNPTVFIAKQHIKSVLGNKILLSGETSFTVSGTYIELFANFIKNNLLQEKPHPGTAM is encoded by the coding sequence ATGTCAATAAATTGTATTGTTATTGATGATGATCCTCATTCCCTAGAGAGCTTGATAGCGTATATGGACAAGCTGCCTGATTTAAAGCTTATCCAAACTTTTACTGAACCGCTCCAAGCCCTAGCAGAAATATCGGTATCTAACCCTGTCGACATTATTTTTATGGATATCGAAATGCCTTCGCTTTCCGGCATTGAACTGGCGAGCCTGTTACGGCAAAAAACAAAACACCTGGTTTTTACTACCGCACACCCAAGATATGCCATCGATGCCTTTAAGGTTGACGCGGATGCTTATTTGCTTAAGCCCTACTCTATTTTACATTTTGCAAAAGCGATAAACAATCTTTACCCAACTGGAAAAAAAACACAACATCCTTTTTCTATTTTCGACGATCATTTCTTTTACATCCCGTTACAAGGAGAAAATAGCGACCTGGTAAGAATAGATCTGAATGAGTTGATTGCGGTTGAAGAAATGGGAGAAGATATTCAGTTTAAAACCACAAAAAATGCTTTTTTAAGCCCGAAATCTAATTTTATCAAGACCTTGAAAATGCTAAAAGAACATTCTGCATTTATTCAGGTTAACCCTACTGTTTTTATAGCAAAACAGCACATCAAGAGCGTGCTTGGTAATAAAATACTGCTTTCTGGTGAAACATCCTTTACAGTTTCAGGTACATATATAGAACTTTTCGCAAATTTTATTAAAAACAATTTGCTGCAGGAAAAACCACACCCAGGTACTGCCATGTAG
- a CDS encoding sensor histidine kinase has product MATFYFHAHVVLPSALKTLSGRWWRLPLFILLELVAYLILIVILDYIVINYTSYSGPFKIEFTASFFAGPIYRAIYFMSFSTSYYFLLNFLEERKKIEDLEKQRLNNIIQIAKSENAFLKAQIQPHLLFNTLDFIYQNAKDSSPVAAEAIHSLAEMMRYSVDSNKDKEFILLDEEINQVENLINLHQLRKDHHIQLRFWYDDEIRSTKIIPLVLTTLVENMFKHGELLTPSHPAEVSLRIENNQLIIETSNLIKAVKDNSGLSSGMENIKKRLAYTYGKNAKFDYFADSNQYFKVTLVIKIR; this is encoded by the coding sequence GTGGCAACCTTTTATTTTCATGCCCACGTTGTATTGCCGTCTGCATTAAAAACGCTAAGTGGCCGATGGTGGAGATTGCCATTATTTATCTTACTGGAGCTGGTTGCGTACCTGATATTAATTGTAATTTTAGATTATATCGTTATCAACTACACATCCTATAGTGGCCCGTTTAAGATTGAGTTCACAGCATCGTTTTTTGCTGGTCCAATTTATCGTGCTATCTATTTTATGAGTTTCTCTACCAGTTATTATTTTCTGCTTAATTTCCTGGAAGAGCGAAAAAAAATCGAAGATTTAGAAAAGCAACGTTTAAATAACATCATTCAAATCGCAAAATCAGAGAATGCTTTTCTAAAAGCCCAGATACAACCTCATTTGTTATTTAATACCCTGGATTTTATTTACCAAAATGCCAAAGATTCTTCTCCGGTTGCAGCAGAGGCCATTCATTCTCTTGCAGAGATGATGCGCTATTCGGTTGATAGCAATAAGGATAAAGAATTTATTTTGCTTGACGAGGAAATTAATCAGGTAGAAAACCTCATTAACTTACACCAACTCCGTAAAGATCACCATATACAGCTCCGTTTTTGGTACGATGACGAAATACGCAGCACTAAAATCATTCCTTTAGTATTAACCACTTTGGTAGAAAACATGTTTAAGCATGGCGAACTGCTTACACCATCACATCCTGCCGAAGTGAGTTTGAGAATCGAAAATAATCAACTTATAATAGAAACTTCAAACTTAATAAAAGCAGTTAAAGATAACTCAGGTTTAAGTTCTGGCATGGAAAACATAAAAAAGCGTTTAGCCTACACCTATGGCAAAAATGCCAAATTTGATTACTTTGCTGATTCAAACCAGTACTTCAAAGTAACGCTAGTTATTAAAATTAGATGA
- a CDS encoding LytR/AlgR family response regulator transcription factor has protein sequence MKLTCIVIDDEIHAVNGIKSYINNLTNIHLIKSYTDPLQALNEITAGDHVDIVFIDVDMPMISGLELSKAIRHKTDKLIFTTSHSKYAYEAFEMYASAYLLKPYTFARFAETINRLFPHSPSVPNLTVKQDDDYFFVRNKSEKNNLIKVRYTDIVAVESLQNYVRIFTLNETIVSYIALSEIKIILKDYQNFAQAHRSFIIAKNYIEKVEGNTLKMINNLTINVGNSYRESIHDYIKEKTIKTNRS, from the coding sequence ATGAAATTAACATGTATCGTAATTGATGACGAGATTCACGCCGTCAACGGTATAAAATCATACATCAACAATCTCACAAATATTCATTTAATAAAATCCTATACAGATCCTTTACAGGCATTAAACGAAATTACAGCTGGAGATCATGTTGATATTGTTTTTATAGATGTTGATATGCCTATGATATCGGGCTTAGAATTATCAAAAGCAATTAGACATAAAACAGATAAATTAATATTTACCACCTCCCACTCTAAATACGCTTACGAGGCTTTTGAAATGTATGCTAGTGCTTATTTATTAAAACCATACACTTTTGCCCGTTTTGCTGAAACCATAAATAGATTATTCCCACATAGCCCTAGTGTACCAAACCTAACAGTTAAGCAAGATGATGATTATTTTTTTGTCAGGAATAAAAGCGAAAAAAACAACTTAATTAAAGTAAGGTACACCGATATTGTAGCCGTAGAAAGTCTTCAAAACTATGTACGCATTTTTACCTTAAACGAAACGATTGTATCATACATTGCGCTATCAGAGATAAAAATCATTTTAAAAGACTATCAGAATTTTGCCCAGGCACATCGCTCATTTATCATAGCCAAGAATTATATTGAAAAGGTAGAGGGCAATACCTTAAAAATGATTAATAATCTAACTATTAATGTAGGAAATAGTTATCGTGAAAGTATACACGACTATATTAAGGAGAAAACAATTAAAACAAACCGATCTTAA
- a CDS encoding MerR family transcriptional regulator codes for MTYAISDLEQLSGIRSHTIRIWEQRYNALSPMRSQGNTRLYDDKQLRRLLNIVSLNKSGLKISKLCRLSDEAIDKLLDQQFSYPADDEQADYYVSQLIRHGLAFDERSFNQLIDQGIDQLGLSDCYRKIMYPLLVRLGLMWRKDDICPAHEHFLSNIIRQKIFTHIDNLPPTRHSDKSWLLFLPEDEDHDIGLLFASYMLRMHHHQVIFLGSKVPLDSIKRIFSTLNVGHVLLFMIKSRLAAAAQKYIDQLSEICSSTKIHLAGNSQVIGKLNNIDHINWIKTLDEFEKIIHYPVLHERNF; via the coding sequence ATGACTTACGCTATTTCAGATCTTGAACAGCTTTCTGGCATTCGTTCTCATACCATTAGGATCTGGGAGCAAAGGTACAATGCGCTGAGTCCGATGCGATCTCAAGGCAATACCCGTTTATATGATGATAAACAGCTTAGAAGACTATTAAACATTGTAAGTTTAAATAAAAGTGGTTTAAAAATTTCTAAACTTTGCCGTCTCTCAGATGAGGCGATTGATAAACTTCTTGATCAGCAGTTTTCTTATCCCGCTGATGATGAGCAGGCAGATTATTATGTTTCTCAACTGATTAGGCATGGTTTGGCTTTTGATGAGCGCTCTTTTAATCAGTTAATTGATCAGGGCATTGATCAGTTGGGCCTTTCTGACTGTTACCGGAAAATTATGTATCCATTGCTGGTCCGTTTGGGATTAATGTGGCGAAAAGACGATATTTGTCCGGCTCACGAGCATTTTTTATCAAATATTATCCGTCAAAAAATATTTACGCATATCGATAATCTTCCACCAACAAGGCATTCAGACAAAAGCTGGCTGCTTTTTTTACCAGAGGATGAGGATCATGATATTGGGCTGCTTTTTGCCAGTTATATGCTGAGGATGCATCATCATCAGGTTATTTTTTTAGGTAGCAAAGTTCCATTGGATTCAATTAAGCGCATATTTTCCACATTGAATGTAGGTCATGTTTTGCTTTTTATGATAAAATCGAGACTGGCGGCTGCAGCCCAAAAATATATCGATCAATTGTCTGAAATATGTTCATCCACTAAAATCCATCTTGCCGGAAATAGCCAGGTTATCGGTAAACTAAACAACATCGATCACATCAACTGGATTAAAACGCTTGATGAATTTGAAAAAATAATACATTACCCTGTTTTACATGAAAGAAATTTTTGA
- a CDS encoding phytoene/squalene synthase family protein: MKEIFDQLSADCSRLTTKLYSTSFSYGIYFLGKELRQPIHAIYGFVRLADEIVDSFHHYNKKFLLEKFKEDTFEAIKLGISLNPILNSFQKVVNKYRIDQELIVLFLRSMEMDLSIQKYTSELYNEYILGSAEVVGLMCLRVFTHGNDADYEQLKPYAMKLGAVFQKVNFLRDVKADHQILSRNYFPNVNLALFCDRQKKEIEAEIEAEFDIALAGIKLLPTASRNGVYLSYIYYKKLFTKIKRLSAEKIMTERIRISNTHKIGLMFDSIIRNKLNVI; this comes from the coding sequence ATGAAAGAAATTTTTGATCAACTATCTGCCGATTGTAGCCGGCTTACCACTAAGTTGTATAGTACCAGCTTTTCTTATGGTATTTATTTTCTTGGAAAAGAACTACGCCAACCTATACACGCTATTTACGGGTTTGTACGTTTAGCGGACGAAATTGTGGATAGCTTTCATCATTATAACAAGAAATTTTTATTAGAGAAATTTAAGGAGGATACTTTCGAAGCTATTAAGTTGGGCATTAGTTTAAACCCTATTTTAAATTCATTTCAGAAAGTTGTAAATAAATATCGGATAGATCAGGAACTGATTGTTCTTTTTCTTCGCAGCATGGAAATGGATCTTTCAATACAAAAATATACTTCCGAACTTTACAACGAATATATTTTAGGCTCTGCAGAAGTAGTAGGATTGATGTGCTTAAGAGTTTTTACCCACGGTAACGATGCAGATTACGAGCAATTGAAGCCCTATGCCATGAAATTAGGCGCCGTATTTCAAAAGGTTAATTTTTTGAGAGATGTTAAGGCTGATCATCAAATACTTAGCCGAAACTATTTTCCGAATGTTAATTTGGCCTTGTTCTGCGATCGTCAAAAAAAAGAAATAGAAGCAGAAATCGAGGCAGAATTTGATATTGCTTTAGCCGGTATTAAGCTATTGCCTACAGCTTCCAGAAATGGCGTATATTTGTCCTATATCTATTATAAAAAATTATTCACAAAGATAAAGCGCTTAAGTGCTGAAAAAATTATGACTGAACGGATAAGAATTTCGAACACCCATAAAATTGGTTTAATGTTTGATTCGATTATCCGCAATAAGTTAAATGTAATTTAA
- the idi gene encoding isopentenyl-diphosphate Delta-isomerase — MEEQVILVDQEDVPKGQMDKMEAHEKGILHRAFSVFIFNSKRELLLQQRAISKYHSGGLWTNTCCSHPRIGESNIHAAKRRLMEEMGMECELNYLFKFTYKAIFEDGLTEHEIDHVFFGMSDKLPVINPDEVETFKYMDLETLAQDIAVNPGAYTPWLRICLDKVVMHASTARTKNGHTA, encoded by the coding sequence ATGGAAGAGCAAGTTATTCTGGTTGATCAGGAGGATGTGCCGAAAGGGCAGATGGATAAAATGGAAGCACACGAAAAGGGTATATTACACCGTGCTTTTTCTGTTTTCATTTTTAATTCCAAGCGAGAATTATTACTGCAACAAAGAGCAATAAGCAAATATCATTCGGGGGGCTTATGGACAAATACCTGCTGCAGCCATCCTCGGATTGGAGAAAGTAATATCCACGCAGCTAAAAGGAGGTTAATGGAAGAAATGGGGATGGAGTGCGAATTAAATTATCTCTTTAAATTTACCTATAAAGCAATATTTGAAGATGGCTTAACGGAACACGAGATAGACCATGTTTTTTTTGGTATGAGTGATAAATTACCTGTTATCAATCCTGATGAAGTAGAAACCTTTAAGTATATGGATTTGGAAACGTTGGCGCAGGATATTGCAGTTAATCCGGGTGCCTATACGCCGTGGTTAAGAATCTGTTTAGATAAGGTTGTTATGCATGCATCAACCGCTAGAACAAAAAACGGGCATACAGCCTAA